A genome region from Carya illinoinensis cultivar Pawnee chromosome 2, C.illinoinensisPawnee_v1, whole genome shotgun sequence includes the following:
- the LOC122301766 gene encoding uncharacterized protein LOC122301766 produces the protein MVRPKDPLWKHVDKLGNGRFLCKFCGGQFAGGITRIKNHLSGRKGNDIKICEKVPQDIQLVVLQVLDTPNKKERQVNVSRKKRKNRQVENENYSVPSSSGGPNLCTNNVLMGKKLGELFYSFGIHPRVILSPIFENFVRSIVEYGPSTYQLGSTFPSVIDFKIYVGKEGNEYLKNFLNDPVQEGYSLMVNIWKPYNSFEVVRVDIFFYSKKGAACFKSFQYRQTLGGMFDFISSKIDRVLLRPNLHVVQLLLSQGKFEHDFDHEFLKIKNYYTRICVSDCAARQIDDFFMYLEEEMSGVMSLLRFVFITYHHYNVTSKRVTKRPKEDYAFIFVMLKSILEIEEELQDDPFSRIIESSDRVKLLDKKEKAKYFTCAKLIDYIMGCKEFRSRLKAVGQVWFLLFQTQCLVSCEDSSIGYLYQMIERLKDGIEGSRKYDNFVYDHIWERFIRMRSKIFHPIHAVAAFLDPAYMCTKNFVENDEMINGISYMLENMVDSNEKEAFEKELDQYREELPRLFAAQAMITMLKTCHPRTWWDFCGKHIPVLRKYAIRILSQPCSTLFCKRYEMPLGNLCEDWTTKVNAIIISRNSKLLELEPIIFDKLVEDHDAFKDVMELDQESFINEFLSHLPSDAEVDCMINYPSPMLWDDKIFWLFDPLLRL, from the exons ATGGTTCGACCCAAAGATCCGTTATGGAAGCATGTTGATAAATTGGGAAATGGTCGTTTTCTCTGTAAATTTTGTGGTGGTCAATTTGCGGGAGGTATTACTAGGATTAAAAATCATTTGTCTGGCCGTAAGGGCAACGATATTAAAATTTGTGAGAAAGTGCCACAAGACATTCAGTTAGTAGTGTTACAAGTTCTCGACACTCCcaataagaaagaaagacaagttaatgtatcaagaaaaaaaaggaaaaataggcAAGTTGAGAATGAAAATTACTCAGTTCCTTCTTCGTCTGGAGGTCCGAATCTATGTACCAATAACGTTTTGATGGGAAAAAAATTGGGCGAGTTGTTCTACTCATTTGGCATTCATCCTAGGGTCATTTTGTCTCCCATCTTCGAGAATTTTGTGAGGAGTATTGTTGAATATGGGCCCAGTACTTATCAACTGGGAAGTACTTTTCCTAGTGTGattgattttaaaatatatgtcgGAAAGGAAGGTAAtgaatatcttaaaaatttctTAAACGATCCAGTTCAAGAAGGTTATTCCTTAATGGTCAACATTTGGAAGCCTTATAATTCTTTTGAAGTAGTTCGTGTGGATATCTTTTTTTATTCGAAAAAAGGTGCGGCATGCtttaaatcatttcaatatcGGCAAACATTAGGAGGTATGTTTGATTTCATATCTTCTAAGATTGATCGTGTATTACTTCGGCCCAACCTCCATGTTGTACAGTTACTCCTATCCCAAGGTAAATTTGAACATGATTTTGACCATGAATTCTTGAAAATTAAGAATTACTATACTAGGATTTGCGTAAGTGATTGTGCTGCTCGTCAGATCGATGACTTCTTTATGTATTTGGAAGAGGAAATGTCTGGAGTAATGTCACTTTTGAGGTTTGTATTTATTACTTATCATCATTATAATGTGACATCTAAGAGAGTGACGAAGAGACCGAAAGAAGATTATGCATTCATTTTTGTTATgctcaaatcaattttagaaattgaagaagaactGCAAGACGATCCATTTTCAAGAATAATAGAGTCAAGCGATCGAGTGAAGTTGCTTGATAAGAAAGAGAAAgcaaaatattttacatgtgcAAAACTTATTGATTATATTATGGGCTGTAAAGAGTTTCGGAGTCGACTGAAAGCAGTTGGACAAGTGTGGTTTTTGCTATTTCAAACTCAATGCCTGGTTAGTTGTGAGGATTCAAGTATAGGATACTTATATCAGATGATAGAAAGGCTAAAAGATGGAATTGAAGGAAGTCGTAAATATGATAACTTCGTTTATGATCATATATGGGAAAGATTCATTCGTATGCGAAGCAAGATTTTTCATCCAATACATGCAGTTGCAGCCTTTTTAGATCCAGCTTATATGTGTACTAAGAATTTTGTGGAGAATGATGAAATGATTAATGGTATAAGCTATATGTTGGAAAACATGGTTGATTCAAATGAAAAGGAAGCCTTTGAGAAGGAACTAGACCAATACCGTGAGGAATTGCCAAGGTTATTTGCTGCTCAAGCCATGATCACAATGCTAAAAACATGTCATCCAC GAACATGGTGGGACTTTTGTGGAAAGCATATACCGGTATTGAGGAAATATGCAATTCGAATATTGAGTCAACCTTGTAGTACTTTATTTTGTAAGCGTTATGAAATGCCGCTTGGTAATTTGTGTGAAGATTGGACAACGAAGGTAAATGCAATTATCATCAGCagaaattctaaattattagagtTAGAGCCAATTATTTTTGATAAACTTGTTGAAGACCACGATGCTTTTAAAGATGTGATGGAACTAGATCAAGAAAGCTTTATCAATgaatttttatcacatttacCTAGCGATGCCGAAGTGGATTGTATGATAAATTATCCGAGTCCTATGCTTTGGGATGACAAGATTTTTTGGCTTTTTGATCCGTTGCTTCGCTTgtaa